CCCTGCCTGATCGGCGCCGGCGTCACCATCGGCCACGCCGCCGTGGTGCACGCCTGCACCATCGGCGACTACTGCATGATCGGCATGCACGCCACCGTGATGGACGGCGCGGTCGTCCACAAATACGGCTTCGTCGGCGCCGGCAGCCTGGTGGCGCCGGGCAAGGTGGTCGGCGAGCGCGAACTGTGGCTGGGCAATCCGGCGCGGTTCGTGCGCCTGCTCAGCGACCGGCAGATCGAGCAGCTGCATTATTCGGCCGACCACTACGTGCGGCTGAAGGACCGCTACCTGGCCGGAGCCGAATGAGCGCACGGCGCGTGCTGTTCCTGTGCAGCCGCAACCGGCTGCGCAGTCCCACCGCCGAACAGGTGTTCGGCGCGTGGCCGGAACTCGAGGTGGATTCGGCCGGTCTCGCCGACGATGCCGAAACGCTGCTCAGCGCCGAACAGCTGGACTGGGCCGAACTCATCGTGGTGATGGAGGCGGCCCATCGCCGGCGTCTGCAGGCGCGCCATCGCCGCCGGCTGCGCGGCAAGAAGGTGATCTGCCTCGACATTCCCGACCACTACGCGTTCATGCAGCCGGAGCTGGTCGCCTTGCTGCTGAAGAAGGCCGGGCCGCTGCTGCGTTGAGCTGGCCCCGCTTCAGGCCGGCGTGGTGGCGGCCTCCAGCGCCGCCAGCCAGGCCAACGCGTGCGCCCGGTCGTCGCCGCACATCACCACTTCGGCGCGCAGGCTGCTGCACACCGCGGGGCGCTCGGGCTGGCCGAAGATCGCACAGCGGTTGTCGTCGGTGAGTTGCACGCAACGCACGCCGGCCGGCTTGCCGTGCGGCATGCCGGGGATCGGCGAGGAGATCGACGGCGCGATGCAGCAGGCGCCGCAACCGATCCGGCAAATCACCGAACTCACGCGGCTTGCTGACGCAGGGACTGATAGACCGGTTCGGTCTCGGGGCGCCGGCCATGCCACAACTCGAACGCGTCGGCCGCGGTTTCCACCAGCATGCCGAGGCCGTCGACCGCATAGCGCGCGCCCGCCGCCTTGGCCCAGGCCAGGAAGCTGCCGGCGGCGGGGCCGTAGGACAGGTCGTAGCACAGCGCACGCGCGCCGATCAGCGAAAACGGCAGTTGCAGCGCTACCCCCAGCACGCCGGCCGAGGTCGCGTTGACGATCAGGTCGTAGCTGCCGATGTTGGCCAGGTCGTCCCAGTAGCGCGTGTGCGCACGCGCCGGGTCGCCGATCGCGTCGGCCAGCACGTCGGCCGCCTCGGGCGAACGGTTGACGATGGTCAGCGTTTCCACGCCGGCGTCCAGCAGGTTCCACGCCACGCCATGCGCGGCGCCGCCCGCGCCCAGCAGCAGCGCGGTGTGGCCGCGCAGGTCCAGGTCGTGGCGTTCGGTGATGTCGCGCACCATGCCGGCACCATCGGTGTTGTGCGCCGCGAGCCGGCCATCGGCGAGCCGGGTCAGCACGTTCGCGCTGCCGGCGCGGGTGGCCGCCGCACTGCGCTCATCGGCCAGCGCGAAAGCGGCGGCCTTGTGCGGCAGGGTGACGTTGGCGCCGCGGCCGCCGGTGGCAAAGAACCGCCTCACGGCCTCGGCGAAATCGGCCGGTGCCGTGTCGATCGCGCGGTATTCCAGTTCGATGCCGAACTGTTGCGCGAACGCCTGGTGGATGCGCGGTGACAGCGAATGGCTGATCGGATGGCCGAATACGGCGAACTGGGCGATGGGCATGTGATTCCCCGCAGGATGTCTGGCAACCATTCTACAAGCCGGATTTTTGGGGAAGCGAA
This is a stretch of genomic DNA from Rhodanobacter sp. FDAARGOS 1247. It encodes these proteins:
- the aroE gene encoding shikimate dehydrogenase; translation: MPIAQFAVFGHPISHSLSPRIHQAFAQQFGIELEYRAIDTAPADFAEAVRRFFATGGRGANVTLPHKAAAFALADERSAAATRAGSANVLTRLADGRLAAHNTDGAGMVRDITERHDLDLRGHTALLLGAGGAAHGVAWNLLDAGVETLTIVNRSPEAADVLADAIGDPARAHTRYWDDLANIGSYDLIVNATSAGVLGVALQLPFSLIGARALCYDLSYGPAAGSFLAWAKAAGARYAVDGLGMLVETAADAFELWHGRRPETEPVYQSLRQQAA
- a CDS encoding YkgJ family cysteine cluster protein, which encodes MSSVICRIGCGACCIAPSISSPIPGMPHGKPAGVRCVQLTDDNRCAIFGQPERPAVCSSLRAEVVMCGDDRAHALAWLAALEAATTPA
- a CDS encoding gamma carbonic anhydrase family protein, with translation MNSLRSFQGVTPTLGQRVYVDPAASVIGDVVLGDDVSIWPGTVLRGDVHHIRVGARTSIQDGSVVHVAHAGPYGPGFPCLIGAGVTIGHAAVVHACTIGDYCMIGMHATVMDGAVVHKYGFVGAGSLVAPGKVVGERELWLGNPARFVRLLSDRQIEQLHYSADHYVRLKDRYLAGAE
- a CDS encoding low molecular weight protein tyrosine phosphatase family protein, producing MSARRVLFLCSRNRLRSPTAEQVFGAWPELEVDSAGLADDAETLLSAEQLDWAELIVVMEAAHRRRLQARHRRRLRGKKVICLDIPDHYAFMQPELVALLLKKAGPLLR